The Musa acuminata AAA Group cultivar baxijiao chromosome BXJ2-5, Cavendish_Baxijiao_AAA, whole genome shotgun sequence genomic interval atatatgtgtatatatatatatgtatatatatatatgtatatacatatacatatatatatatacatatatatatatatatttatatacatatatgtatatacatatatgtatatacacatatgtatatatatatatatgtatatataaatatatatatacatatatatgtatatgtatatatatacatatacttatatatgtatatatatgtatatatatacatatacatatatatgtatatatatacatatatatatatatgtatatatatatacatatatttatatatatgtatatatatatacatatatatacatatatatatatacatatatatatatatatatatgtatatatatatatacatatatacatatatatacatatacatatatatatatatatgtatatataaatatatatatacatatatatgtatatgtatatatatacatttacatatatatgtatatatatgtatatatatacatatacatatatatgtatatatatatacatatatttatatatatgtatatatatatacatatatatacatatatatatacatatatatatatatatgtatatatatatatacatatatacatatatatacatatacatatatatatatatacatatatatacatatatatatatacatatatatatatatatacatatatatatatacatacatatatatatacatatatatatatatatacatatatatatatacatatatatatatatacatatatatatatacatatatatatatatacatatatatatatatacatatatatatatatacatatatatatatatatatatacatatatatatatatatatatatatatacatatatatatatatatatgtatatatatatatatatattatatatatatatatatatgtatatatatatatatatatgtatatatatatatgtatatatgtatatgtatatatatatatatgtatatatatatatatatatatgtatatatatatatatatatatgtatatatatgtatatatatatatatatatacatatatatatgtatatatacatatatatacatatatatatatatatatacatatatatacatatatatatatatatatacatatatatacatatatatatatatatatatatatatacatatatatatatatatatatatatatatatatatacatatatatatatatatatatatatatatatatatatatatatatatatatatatatatatatatatatatatatatatatatgttaggatcgagagcactaagagggggcgggaggtgaattagtgcagtagaaatttttcagcgattaaaacgaaagctgcgttcgttcgataaaaaacgatttacgtctaagtgcagatttagaaagttctgaacttagaaacttgttcgtaagatcgcagaaggcagtaagcagttatgattgaaatcaaaacgtaaacgtaaactgaaatatgatgatcgtacgagaaaagccgatttacgtctaaacgtagatttggaaaattctgaacttagaaacttattcgtaagatcacagaaggcagtaaacagttatgattgaaatcaaaacgtaaacgtaaactgaaatatgataattgtacgaggaaagccgatttacgtctaaacgcagttttatgtctaaatgcatattttcgtctaaaccttgaaactcgttcgtaaaatcgcagagggcagtaagctattgagaagtttgcagtgaaggtaaaatactcaaaggaaatgcaaaccgagatttagagtggttcggtcaatcttgacctactccacttttggcttcctccaccgacgtggtcaccgacgtcaactagaggccttccttcaataggcgaaggccaaccaccctcttacagattcactccttttgacgggcttaggagacaacccttacagaagttttctctcctctctttacaactcaaacttgaagaatagaaagaggagaactagcagttttgagctctaagaaacacagaaagacagcaagatttcgagtgtgtgttctatgctttcagtgctgaataggtggggtatttataggccccaacccagttcaaatttggagatcaaatctgtcaattccctgaattccgggatcaggcggttgcacctcctgactggggcggttgcaccgcctggcagagctcgaagactgagcctctaggcggtgccacctctgtcaggggcggttgcacctctttgccagagctcgaagaccgagctcaggcggttgcaccgcctgactggagaggttgcaccgcttggcagagctcgaaacttgagctctggcggtgctacctcttgacagaagaggttgcaccgcccagtctcgctcggagactgagcccggggcggtgccacctcttggctggagcggttgcacctcctagtctcgctgggagacatagcttgggcggtgctacctccctgcctgggcggttgcacctcccacagcaacctgggtccgaatgggttgatccattcggcccaatttgagttcttcaggggcccaattgccccaagattaagctaatgggatcacctcccatttctaacttaatcaatgtgctaactacgattatttcctaagacaaattctgcagcttgctccggtgcgtcaatcgcttcttccggcgagtttccggtgaacttccgtcgatcatccgacgaaccctcggtgatactcctgcgggcttccggcaaactcctggacttgcgacgatccacttggcaagttccgatgagctcctttggcaagcttctggacttctcggatttgttcccgcagaacctccgacgactgcccgaacttccgtcgagctctcgaactccaacgtgatcattgttatgactccggcgcaactcctgctgcatgtcttactttcatcgtagtcaatcctgcacacttatctcaacacatacattagacaacaaatgacaattgacttcatcatcaaaatccgagattcaacaatatatatatatatatatatatatatatatatatatatatatatatatatatatatatatatatatatatatatatatatatatgtatgtatatatatatgagtacATTGGTAGCATCAATATAGCATCTACAACATATTTCTATGTAATTTGGTTTCTAATTTTTTTCGTTCATGGATTCTAGTCATGTTTCTTGAGCTACAAAAGAAACTAAAATGACTTATTGCCATGATACAATAACATACTTTTGATTCTAAATGGTGAATCATGAAAACTATTTTTATATAACAGTTATTTTGGCAGATAATTTTTATTACTTGTtatttatatgaaaaaaaatgacCCTACAAAATCATTATGGCTTTCAGTTCCAGACAATACTCAAAGACTCAATCTTCTGCTTGTATCGCACATTTACGACATAAATTATTGATGTTGCATTTTATTGATAGCTCAAGCATGGTGACGATGTAATTGTTGGGCTAACCCACACGAGCTTCTCGAGTCTCATGGGGAAAGCCCAATGTTCTCTGCAATGATTTGGATTAAAATATCTAATTGAACTTTGTTAAGAAATGGATTCTCAATGGTGAAGTTGATTGATTACAAGTATTAATAGATGTCTgtgtattatttttatatatgaaatatatatgtatacataaatgtCTTCGTAATATTGGAATATAAGCGAGTGGTGGAGGGTGATTTATAAGAACTCTCCTCATTCTCTTATCTCCTTCTCcatcttttttttctctatcaATCGCAAATACAAACAATTAAGGAAAAAAATAGTGCAATTGCTTCATTAAAATTGAGTGCATATAAAGTCGACGGTCGATCTTAACGTACGAGCCTAACAAAGTCAAAAGAGTAAGCTTATATTGTCGCGACTTGAATTCCAATCACTCGCGCAATAAAATAATCATTTCATGTAGAGTCGCCCTTCGATTGCATGCAGCTGAAGGAAGGGCTCGTCACATCCAAAACGATGGCAAACCACACGCAACAAGAGAACACACAATGTTTTTCCTCTACGAGCATTTCATGTGTACACTTTCAGAGAGCTAACGCCCATGCCACAGCACACAACAACGAAGCTACACCAGCGTAAGAACCCCTTGCGACGACATGGCTGTAAGAACCACTTAGGAAgggaaaatcacttttatcggaaGGCCACTCAAGCAAAGGTGAAGGCGCAGCCTGCGTCGCCGACGGCGGCGCCCCCACCGGAGACGCCGCGGTTTGATTGCTCTCCACGTTCACGTGAAGCTTCATCCCTCCCAAGCAATGCAGTGTAACTCCGCACACGAAGTACCTCTCGCCAGGCGAGGTGAGGGGGACCGTCGTGTTCCCGTTACTGCCCGTCAGTCGAGGGGTGGCGAAGTTGCAGCTCTCGTAGCCGGCGCTATCGACCTCGTTCACGGTGTGGTAGGTCGAGTACTCGAACACTGTCACTGTATCCATCAGCGATCGACCAGACTATGCATTCATGCAACTAATACAAAAGAAGAAGACGTAGAATACTGAACGTACTCAGTGCATCTCCTACGTAGAAGACCTTGTTAGCAACCCAGGAAGCAAGGTCTGCGCTGATGTCCCAACCGGCGCTGTCCCCGACGGTGAAGACGGTGGCTTCAGCCGATATCCCGAGGCTGAGAACGATGAGCGCAAGCATCTTCAGGAGCTTAGCCATGAGGGGATGAATGATCACCGAGAAGAAGATTAGAGTTCGGGATATAAATTGGTGATCTCTGCAATATAGTTTTAGTTAGCCTAACTCTTTACCCACTGGTTTTGCTTGTGCAGGAAGTCTCATGTTGAGTGGTGGAATGAATCAGGTGTTGCGAATTTGGATGGGAGGATTCAAAGACTAGGAAGAGGAGGCCTGTTAAAGGTTGGTGTGGGGCGTTCAGGTAGGTCGTCCGCATCGGACAAATCAAGATGTTGTTGGCCCAAGAAAATGATCCCCTGCAACTGTCAATGCCAAGAAGCTTCTCTAACACTAACGTAACTTTAGATCCCTGATCTTGGGATTGtccataatattttattatgaagGATGGCTTCTTAGTTCATCTTTTACTCATTATTTGAGATCCACCTACGAGACGAAGCAGTAGATGAAGATGATACTTAACACTGCCAAAGAATGGGTGATGAACCAGTAGGTAACCTAATGGAAGAACTCCATTGCTGTTGGTTGACCTTAGCAGACTGTTCTTGGATGCATGACGTAAGACTTACTTCCATCATCATCTTACACTAATCTTATTATTCCCATGCAGATTAACTCAACCGCTCAAAGCCTCACAAGAAATAACCCAAATGACGTAACCCAACAGTCCATATATTGAAAGCACTGCCTCTCGTCTAGCCCGCAAGAACAAGTCCCAGCAGCAGGAGAGCATTCCCGCTGTGGAAGCCCCTGCTCCTCCCCCCGCTGGATTTAGTAGATGACTCCGTCGTCGGATCGGAAGCCGGTAGGCCCGAAGGCGTTGACGGGGGAGAACCGGCCGGCGTCGAGCTGCTCGCACCGTCGACGGTCACCGCCAGCTTCATCCCACTGGAGCAGTGCCCGGGTGTGCCACAGATGAAGTATCTGCTCCCGGGCCTGGTGAGGGTAATCTTGGTGCTCTGATCCGTGTATGTCTGGATGGAGTTGCTGGCCGAGCAGGCTTTGTAGTCAGCTTCTCCAACCTCGGCCAGAGTGTGAAGACCATTGTACTGGAAGACTGACAAAAATTGTGCTAGTATCCTTTCTGGCTACTGCCTGTACACATCAAAGGATTCATTGCCAAACGTATGCTCGTTTTACTGGCCAACCTACGTTAGATTTCATATGATACTTCATATTTTACATTGAATGATGCTTACAGAGAGTTTCGTCGACGTTGAAGGTTTTGCCGGAAGCCCATGCGGTGTAGTCCACCCCACTTACCCATCCTTGCAAGTCGCCCACTGTGTAGTCGGTGGCGGAGGCGGCCGGAGCAGCTGCTACAAGGAGGACCAGAAGAGCTACCACACCAGCCATGTATGCTTGTTCAAGAAACCTTATCTAGTGTTCAACAGCCCAAAGCAAAGGATTGAAGCAACGAGAGAGAAACAATCCATGTTCGTGTTATATAGGCAGTTTGGTTGCAGAAATTAGTACTCTTTGAAATCAGCCTGCTAATATGGTAATTTACATTGCACTACCAACTCCCTGTCTTTGGTATACCTACTGCATTGGGGAATCATGGAGCTCCCCTGCTCCTCGCACTCTTGCCTACCCAATTCCTGGGACAAGTTTCTTGGCTCTGCTCATCACAAGGTTAACTTACCTGCATGTGGCTTGATGCATTGCTCGTTGCAAAGTGCATCACCCGAATCTGTTTCTCATCTTCTGCAACTTTAGGTGATTTAACAAGGAGCACATCAATTAATTATTAGTTTCCAGTCTGATGATGCATCTTTCTAGCTGCAGGATTTAATATCCTTATCCAACTCAAAGAGAGGTAGTGAGAATGACTCTGCAGCTGCTGCTTTGATTTGTTCAAGCTTGAGCACCTAACCCTCGTAAAATTTAGAATGAGACTGCAGAGAAAAATATACTCAACTGATCCTATTTCACAAAGACAAACTTGTGCCATGAAAATTAACTTCAACAAACAACTGTGAGAGGCTACAGAGATCAAATTTTAGCGGTGGCATGCAATAACTGGTGGCATGTTCAAACTTTCCATAAACACTCCAAAAGGTCGaattcttcttctcccttcttcaAGCATATGTGTCTGCTGTGATCTCCTTTAATCCTTAATAAAAGTTGCAGATGAACTGCTTCACTATTCACTAATTGTATCCAACATTGTCTGAGTCAACATGGGATGGAAGCAGCTGGAGCATGAGAGATTCTTGATGTCCTTGAGTCAACTATATAGTACAGCTTGCCAACACAGTCAGATGTGCATCAATGATGGATGTGGCATGTGGAGAAAGAACTGTGATTCTTCTCGTCCCTCGTCTTCAACAAGTTCAGAAGATGAAATGTGGACTAAAGATAATGTTTTACTGAAAAAGATGCAAGGAGTGGATCCCAAACTTTACTTCTGGTTATTGTTGTACAGTCAAATGGTACTACTACAACGACCAACAATGCTTGTTTTGCTCACCTTCGTTGAAGAAGAGCTGCTTACTAGATCGGAGGACAGTGACTGATCACTTCATCCTCACATTGTTGCAGGAGAAGGCAGTAGCTTCTTGGTTTGATGAGGTGAAGGTGCAGACCAGCATCGAGGCCCACCACTTGCACTCCACAGGCTCTTTTTCTTGGTCTAAAGGAGGAAGGAATCATCACAGAGACCCAGGTCCGGTGGCCCCACCTTGTCCTAATTCCAACTTCCAACACCAAAAAGCAACGCCAAGCGCTTCTCCAAAAGAAAGGAATTAGGCTGAACGGGAGGATCCCCATGCCTTACAATACTAGAAAGAAATCGCCCTCTCTAGATCTAAAGCTAATCATTCTAATCACCACCCACAGCCCAGATCCAACCTAGGTGTTTGAGCCTTTTTCTTTTAGACATGTCACATGCTCTTCCCTCttccttcatcatcatcatcatcaccaccatcACAGAGTTGTTGGATAGATAGATCGGTGATGTGATCATGTATCAGCACCAACAGTGGACATGACCATGTTCTTGCGGGTGTTTCGTATCTTGAGTCGAGAGACAATCACAGAAGCAAGGCAACAAAGATCAGTCTCTGGTCAAATTGACCATCAATTATTGCGAACCACTGGTGGCATATGTTGGGAAAAAAAAGGTCCGGCACGAATTCCCAAGCTTTGTTTGACCACTCCAATGTAGGATGCTAAATGTCTTTTGATTTATCGATTAGATTTCGcggatgatgttttaattttattaatatctctattctttttttatttttatttttttgtcaacCATGCATCGATGTATTGACCATCATATATATATGGATTCTCCCGGTTGATCAAGATCCGATCACGCCGACAGCAAGCAGCAGATGAGGCGACGACCGTTCGATGATCGATCGACGGCGATTAGGCGCGCTCGATTAATGCAATGGAACCAAACCCTTGCGTCCACGGCACCGGCCCGGGCGCCAGCGTTTTCTACCCTCGTCACGGATACGACGAAGGATGCAACTCGCAAGGTGGGGCCCACTCTAATGCCCTTCTGCAGAACGGGTACGAGAGCGTGAAATAGATAAATAAATGAAATGGTGGTCGATAAAGTTAAAGCGGAGGGGGAAAAAAGAGAATTCCGTTGCTTCTCTTTTCAGTTCTTGCACactcactgctgctgctgctgccgccacacacacacatactctctctctctcctctgcccTTCCCTCTTCCTTCCCACTGCGAAGCGACCAGAGAGAGGAAGTGGAAGAGAAAGAACAGAGGAAGCGGAGGAGGGGATAGGAACCCTAAGATCGAGCTCGAGAGACCCTCTCGTGGATATTCCATCGGGCTGGCCGTCGCTCCTCTTGATAGTGGGTGCGCATCCCGCTTTGCTGTCGCTTTGTTGGGAAATCTCAGATTCCTGATGTCGATTGCTAAATTTCCTTTTTCTCTCTTGTTTCGGTTTCCAATGATCGAAATGTGCGAGCGAAGACTTGGTTCTACAATtgttttgatttcaattttgTTTCGATTTCTTGCTGTTCTCGAATAGAAAATGGGAATGGGGAGATTTGGAAGGTTTTATTGAATGCTTGTTTTGGATTTGGATTTTCGTTTCCCGGCCATTAATTGATCTTTTGTGCAAAGTAGAGTCATGATCTGCAAGAATAGTTCTTCTTGTGAGTTCTTTTCTGTACTGTTTTGATTTGGTGATGGAGATTTAACAGCTCTTGATATTCGAATGAGTAGGTCTTAGGTCCctggaaagaagagaaagaagagtgtTCTGCCCAGCTTTAAAGTTCAGCAACGCCTGCTCTATTAATTGTAGCATCAGAAAGGGTTTGTGCAATGTTGAACAGAGGCTGATACACGTTCTTGACGTGATTTGGGAGAAAATGAGGAACGGAACTTGACAGTGAAATCTACTGCATTTGGATTGTTTTTTCTGGAAGGATTGGCGGAGCCATAGGTGATGTTAAAGTTCCACATAGGATGGATGAGATTTGTGAGTTAAAAATGTCGACCTCGCAGCATCCTTCTGCTGATAAGGGCTTGGGTGGGCACGAAAGCGGCTCGACAAAAGAACAGAGTCCATCTGCTGTTTGGAAATCTCAAAATTCTAATGCAACTGTGCTCGAAGAAGCACGAAAAGGGAAAAGTGCATTAGAAGAGCAGAATGAATTAGCACCTGATGTTGATAGCTTCAGGAGCATGGACTCCTTTGAAGAATCCAGGGGAAGTTCTTTCAATGGGGCTAGTCATCCTCCGGAACCCATGGACACTGATCTTGTGAAGACGGTATATGTGGCAATAGATCAAGAAAAGTCTAATGCAGGGTGCTTGATGAGAGGGCTCTCTGTAAAAGGTCCTTTTATAGAAGATCTCTCTATTCGGGTTCCTGTGACGAAACCAAATGCTGCTCTTCTATCAACAGATGGAACCTCTCCCGACGAACCGAATGAGTCAGGTGCCGTGTCTTCTCCTTTTTCTGTTCCACATGCATTACAGTCAATGGAGACAACATTTTTACCACCAGATTCCGAAGAAAAAGAGTGTGTTTGGGATGCTTCCCTTCCCCCGAGTGGAAATGTCAGTCCTCACAGCAGCATTGACAGCTCCTGTGTGGCCACCGCAATGAGTGTCGTGAACAGTTGCACAAACACATACAGAAGTGATGGGATGACCAGCGATGGTATGCTTAGTTTGGAAAGGGCCTGCGAGAGCACAAAGGGAAGTGTTATAGGGGACTCACTTGGAAGTGCTAAAACGAGCATCAGTAGAGCGAGTGACAGCAGTGGTCTCAGTGATGACAGCAGCTGGAGTAATATCACTGGAAGTGCTAATAAGCCTCATAAGGGAAATGATCCTAGATGGAAGGCGATTCTTGCAGTTCGATCTCGTGATGGTATACTGGGTATGAGCCACTTCCGACTGCTCAAAAGGCTTGGATGTGGTGATATTGGTAGTGTTTATCTGTCAGAATTGAGCAGTACAAGGTGCTACTTTGCTATGAAGGTGATGGACAAGGCATCTCTAGCAAGCAGGAAGAAGCTGACAAGGGCTCAGACAGAAAGGGAAATCCTCCAACTTCTTGATCATCCTTTCTTGCCAACCTTGTACACTCATTTTGAGACTGACAGGTTTTCATGCTTGGTGATGGAGTTCTGCCCTGGTGGTGACTTGCATACCTTGAGGCAGCGACAGCCAGGGAAGCACTTTTCTGAATATGCAGCAAGGTAAAAGTTGCAACATGGAATGTTCTTGTTCACTGCTTTAACATGTATGGTCCATTTACtagttcctttggtaagttggataTGACATGTGTTCTGCTGATGCTAAAGGCTTGGCTTTGCCATCATGACGCCACTTATCCTGTTATAACACAATTCTCTTTTGTTGATTAACTTTACATCCTTTGTGTGTAGTTGTAACTTTCTATTATTTCCTGCAGCCAAACATTCTGATTCGACTTTGCTACTTGAGAACTTTCAAATAATTAGTAGCTATAATCACTGTTTAACATATTTGCTTATTTTGCTTCGTTTATCAGGAATATAAGCTATAATCACAAACTTTTACAGAATACACAATCTAAAGCCTTTTGAGTCATGATTTTCTAATAAAACCCTTTTTCACAATTGTAGTCACCGAAGTTGCCACTCCTGTGTGAGCTTTTTGAAAAGCAGCCTTTCCAAGTTAAGAAGATACTTATCAACGAACTATGTTAAATACTGTTAGGCAATTCTAAGTTTCTCAAGAATCTCAACAGCACATTCTTTCCTAATTAGTCAGTTACCAGGAGTAAGTTGCTTCACAGTATTTTGATCTACATATGGACATTTAGAAAGTTGGTACATATGTTTTGATTTGTGCAATTTGTGTATTTAGTATTCAGATTCTCTTAGAGATTGTGGATCTTGATTTTGTTGAAGGCACAGTATTTTTTGATTGAAGCAGTAAATCCACTGGGATGAATGATACATTTTGTTTCTTGTGTCATTGAACAGATTTTATGCTGCGGAAGTACTTCTGGCTCTTGAGTATCTTCACATGCTTGGAGTTGTATACAGAGATCTGAAACCAGAAAATGTACTTGTTCGTGATGATGGGCACATAATGCTTTCTGATTTTGATCTATCGTTAAGGTGCGCTGTCTCACCAACTCTGATAAAATCCTCGTCTTTCGACTCAGATCCTTCCAAGCGGGCAGCGGGCGCTTTTTGTGTCCAACCGTCCTGCATTGAGCCTTCTTCAGTTTGTGTTCAGCCTGCATGCTTCATGCCAAAACTATTCCCACATAAAAGCAAGAAAAAGACAAGGAAACCATGGGCTGAGGCACCAAGGCAGCAGGTAGCCACCCTGCCTGAGCTTGTTGTTGAGCCAACAACTGCTCGATCGATGTCCTTTGTTGGCACACATGAATATTTAGCCCCTGAAATCATCAAAGGTGAAGGCCATGGGAGTGCTGTGGACTGGTGGACATTTGGTATATTCCTGCACGAGCTCCTTTATGGAAGGACACCGTTTAAGGGCTCAGGCAACCGGGCAACATTGTTCAATGTAGTAGGTCAGCAGCTTAGATTCCCAGACACTCCGTCAACCAGCTATGCAAGCAGAGATTTGATAAGAGGGCTTCTAGTGAAAGAGCCCCAGCATCGGCTGGGCGTGAAGAGGGGGGCTGCAGAGATAAAGCAGCATCCCTTCTTCGAGGGTGTGAATTGGGCGCTGATTAGGTGCAGCACCCCACCGGAGGTGCCACGA includes:
- the LOC103973260 gene encoding stellacyanin isoform X2, with the protein product MAKLLKMLALIVLSLGISAEATVFTVGDSAGWDISADLASWVANKVFYVGDALMFEYSTYHTVNEVDSAGYESCNFATPRLTGSNGNTTVPLTSPGERYFVCGVTLHCLGGMKLHVNVESNQTAASPVGAPPSATQAAPSPLLEWPSDKSDFPFLSGSYSHVVARGSYAGVASLLCAVAWALAL
- the LOC103973260 gene encoding stellacyanin isoform X1; protein product: MAKLLKMLALIVLSLGISAEATVFTVGDSAGWDISADLASWVANKVFYVGDALMTVFEYSTYHTVNEVDSAGYESCNFATPRLTGSNGNTTVPLTSPGERYFVCGVTLHCLGGMKLHVNVESNQTAASPVGAPPSATQAAPSPLLEWPSDKSDFPFLSGSYSHVVARGSYAGVASLLCAVAWALAL
- the LOC103973291 gene encoding mavicyanin-like: MAGVVALLVLLVAAAPAASATDYTVGDLQGWVSGVDYTAWASGKTFNVDETLFFQYNGLHTLAEVGEADYKACSASNSIQTYTDQSTKITLTRPGSRYFICGTPGHCSSGMKLAVTVDGASSSTPAGSPPSTPSGLPASDPTTESSTKSSGGRSRGFHSGNALLLLGLVLAG
- the LOC135612517 gene encoding serine/threonine-protein kinase D6PK-like, which produces MDEICELKMSTSQHPSADKGLGGHESGSTKEQSPSAVWKSQNSNATVLEEARKGKSALEEQNELAPDVDSFRSMDSFEESRGSSFNGASHPPEPMDTDLVKTVYVAIDQEKSNAGCLMRGLSVKGPFIEDLSIRVPVTKPNAALLSTDGTSPDEPNESGAVSSPFSVPHALQSMETTFLPPDSEEKECVWDASLPPSGNVSPHSSIDSSCVATAMSVVNSCTNTYRSDGMTSDGMLSLERACESTKGSVIGDSLGSAKTSISRASDSSGLSDDSSWSNITGSANKPHKGNDPRWKAILAVRSRDGILGMSHFRLLKRLGCGDIGSVYLSELSSTRCYFAMKVMDKASLASRKKLTRAQTEREILQLLDHPFLPTLYTHFETDRFSCLVMEFCPGGDLHTLRQRQPGKHFSEYAARFYAAEVLLALEYLHMLGVVYRDLKPENVLVRDDGHIMLSDFDLSLRCAVSPTLIKSSSFDSDPSKRAAGAFCVQPSCIEPSSVCVQPACFMPKLFPHKSKKKTRKPWAEAPRQQVATLPELVVEPTTARSMSFVGTHEYLAPEIIKGEGHGSAVDWWTFGIFLHELLYGRTPFKGSGNRATLFNVVGQQLRFPDTPSTSYASRDLIRGLLVKEPQHRLGVKRGAAEIKQHPFFEGVNWALIRCSTPPEVPRPVEAELPAKFGSAEGFGTSGKRIVGADVKSGGKYLDFEFF